In the genome of Bordetella avium, the window GGCGCTGTCGAGCTTTCAGGTACCGTCCATCGTCGACCGCTCCCCCCTCATCGTTGCGATCTCATCGTCGGGGCTTGCCCCTGTGCTGGCCCGGCGCCTGCGCGAACGGCTGGAATCCCTGTTCGATCACAGCCTGGGGGCGCTGGCCGAACTGGCCGCCCGTTACCGACCGGCCATTCGCGCCGCTCGCGCCGATCTGAAAGAACGGCGCCGCTTTTATGATTGGCTCTTGGACGGGCCGGTCGCAGCCGCCTTGCGCCGCGCCCAGCCGCAACAGGCCCAGGAAGCGCTGGACGAGGCGCTGGCCCGCCCTGCCCTGTCTCAGGACGGCCGGGTAGTGCTGGTCGGAGCCGGTCCTGGCGACCCCGGCCTTTTGACGCTCAAAGGGCTGCGCGCACTGAACGAGGCCGACGTCATTCTGCATGACCGCCTGGTAAGCGCCGAAGTGCTCGCCTTGGCGCGCCGGGATGCCGAGCGCATCACCGTAGGCAAACGCCTGGGTGAGAACCATAACGCCACCCAGGCACGCATTCACGAGCTGATGGTCGAGCATGCCCGCGCCGGCCGGCGCGTGGTGCGTCTCAAGGGCGGAGATGCCTTCATTTTTGGACGTGGCGGCGAGGAGCTAGAACATCTGCGCGCCCACGGCGTGGATTACGAGGTCGTGCCCGGCATCACGGCGGCGCTGGCCTGCGCCGCCTATGCCGGCATTCCGCTGACGCACCGAGACTATGCGCAATCCGTGCATCTGGTGACGGCGCATTGCCGGGCCGACGAAGAAGCGCTGGATTGGGACGGGCTGGCCCGAGGCCAGCAGACACTGGCCTTCTATATGGGAGTGGGACAGCTCGACATCCTGTCAGCCCGGCTGGTGGCCCATGGCCGACCTGGCAGCACGCCCTTCGCCCTGATCGAAAACGGCAGCCGCCCCAGCCAACGCGTGGTGACGGGACGCTTATCGCAGTTGGCCGAACGGGCGCGAGAACAGGCCGTCGCCTCGCCCGCGCTCTTGATCGTGGGCGAAGTGGCGGCGCTGGCGGACAGGCTCGCCTGGTTCGGCAAGCCCTGAAGGCCTTACTCGACCTTTTGCTTGGTGCCGAAAATGCGGTCGCCCGCGTCACCCAGGCCGGGCATGATGTAACCCTGCTCGTTCAAGCCCTGGTCGATCGAGGCGGTGTAGATATTCACGTCGGGGTGCGCATCCAGCACGGCCTTGATGCCTTCGGGCGCGGCGACCAGGGTCAGCGCGCGGATTTCACGCGCGCCCGCCCGCTTGAGCATATCGATGGTCGCGACCATCGATCCGCCGGTCGCCAGCATGGGATCGACGATCAGCGCCAGACGCTGATCGAGTTCGCCGACCAGACGCTCGAGATAGGTATGCGCTTGCAGGGTTTCTTCGTTGCGGGCCAGACCCACGACGCTGACCTTGGCGCCAGGGATGAGGCTGAGCACGCCGTCCAGCATGCCGATGCCGGCGCGCAGAATAGGCACGACGGTGACTTTCTTGCCGGCGATCTTCTCGACCTCGACCGTTCCGCACCAGCCTTCGACCGTGGCGGGCGCCAGCGCCATGTCTTTGGACGCCTCATAGGTCAAGAGCGCGGCCACCTCTTGCGAGAGTTCGCGAAAGCTCTTGGTGCTGAGGTCGACGCGACGCATGATGCCTAGTTTGTGCCGCACCAGCGGATGACGGATTTCATGCACGGGCATGTCCGGATTCTCCAAAAATTAAATGCTAGAAACCCGCAGAACGGGCCATATCTTTTTTACTGCTCCGCCAACCAGGCGATCAAGGCATCATCGAAGCTGCGCACCGCGGCGGCGTTTTCGTGGTTGACCATACTGACGACCACATAGCGCTTACCGCTGTTACCCAGCACATATCCCGCAATCGAGCGCACA includes:
- the upp gene encoding uracil phosphoribosyltransferase; amino-acid sequence: MPVHEIRHPLVRHKLGIMRRVDLSTKSFRELSQEVAALLTYEASKDMALAPATVEGWCGTVEVEKIAGKKVTVVPILRAGIGMLDGVLSLIPGAKVSVVGLARNEETLQAHTYLERLVGELDQRLALIVDPMLATGGSMVATIDMLKRAGAREIRALTLVAAPEGIKAVLDAHPDVNIYTASIDQGLNEQGYIMPGLGDAGDRIFGTKQKVE
- the cysG gene encoding siroheme synthase CysG, with protein sequence MKLFPIFSDIKGRCVLVVGGGAVATRKAQALLEAGAAVSVGAPTLTPELARLAQGQTITHLQGEFDADWLKDAWLIIAATDDRTVNTRVYEAACARRQFCNVVDDPALSSFQVPSIVDRSPLIVAISSSGLAPVLARRLRERLESLFDHSLGALAELAARYRPAIRAARADLKERRRFYDWLLDGPVAAALRRAQPQQAQEALDEALARPALSQDGRVVLVGAGPGDPGLLTLKGLRALNEADVILHDRLVSAEVLALARRDAERITVGKRLGENHNATQARIHELMVEHARAGRRVVRLKGGDAFIFGRGGEELEHLRAHGVDYEVVPGITAALACAAYAGIPLTHRDYAQSVHLVTAHCRADEEALDWDGLARGQQTLAFYMGVGQLDILSARLVAHGRPGSTPFALIENGSRPSQRVVTGRLSQLAERAREQAVASPALLIVGEVAALADRLAWFGKP